A genomic stretch from Peromyscus eremicus chromosome 6, PerEre_H2_v1, whole genome shotgun sequence includes:
- the LOC131913778 gene encoding speckle-type POZ protein-like, which translates to MSGDQTSQRCDHTQISVQNIFYRWTISNFRFLLEEIQESIRSPTFSIGANDKWCLRIHPKGVDEESADYLSVYLVLLSCLKSPVWAKFQFLILSTDGETTHGESKTIVSRFEPGVELGFKKFILRNFLLSFVPWLLPDDKLTLLCKVSMVDDSLSNSDQNRKPRIQVPRCTLADELGELWENSQFTDCCLVVSGQEFQAHKAILAARSPVFRAMFQHDMKESRKNHFEIPNLEPQVFKAMMDFIYTGTATDLDSIADTLLAAAGRYGLERLKVMCEDALCRDLSVENAAHTLVLADLHRAGHLKTQALDFITAHASEISETSGWKTMVESRPHLLAESYHSLASAHRSFRQPPSNA; encoded by the coding sequence ATGTCAGGGGACCAGACATCCCAGAGATGTGACCACACCCAAATCAGCGTCCAGAATATTTTCTACAGGTGGACCATCAGCAACTTTCGTTTTCTTCTGGAGGAAATTCAGGAAAGCATTAGAAGCCCAACTTTCTCAATAGGAgccaatgacaaatggtgtttgagaATACACCCGAAGGGAGTGGATGAAGAAAGTGcagattacctgtcagtttacctagtgttgctcagctgtctaaagagtcctgtttgggcaaagttccagTTCTTGATATTAAGCACCGATGGAGAGACAACCCACGGTGAGAGCAAAACTATAGTCTCTAGGTTCGAGCCAGGTGTTGAACTGGGGTTTAAAAAGTTCATCCTTCGAAACTTCCTCTTGTCCTTTGTACCTTGGCTTCTCCCAGATGACAAGCTCACCCTCCTCTGCAAGGTGAGCATGGTTGATGACTCTTTGAGCAACTCTGACCAGAACAGAAAGCCAAGAATTCAGGTTCCTAGATGCACCTTggcagatgagctaggagagctgtgggagaattcccaattcacagactgctgcctggtggtatctggccaggaatttcaggctcacaaggccatcttagcagctcgctctccagttttcagagccatgtttcaacatgacatgaaggagagcagaaagaaccACTTTGAGATCCCCAACCTGGAGCCGCAAgtcttcaaggcaatgatggacttcatttacacAGGAACAGCAACAGACCTGGACAGCATAGCAGATACTCTGCTGGCAGCTGCTGGCAGGTATGGCCTGGagcgtttgaaggtcatgtgtgaggatgccctctgcagggacctctctgtggagaatgctgcccacactcttGTCCTGGCTGACCTCCATAGAGCAGGGCATCTGAAAACCCAGGCATTGGATTTCATTACAGCACATGCTTCTGAGATCTCTGAGACTTCaggctggaagacaatggtgGAGTCACGTCCCCACTTGCTAGCTGAATCATACCATTCCCTGGCTTCTGCTCACCGCTCTTTCCGGCAGCCCCCCTCAAACGCCTAA